The genomic DNA CCAGAGCTTTGTGCTCTGGTCTGTTATACTTTATGATCCCCGTCTCGTCCCCTCTGTACATTATTCTCTGCTGTGATGTGTGGGGCACTCGGCCCCCCGGTGATACGGACCCCCGTCCTCAGGCCGTGTCTGGGTTACATTGGATGTGACCGGCTTATCACAGTGCAGGGGCGGGGCATTTAACGTGGTGGCTCCTCCCCCCAGGTTCCTCTTCGCTAAGCTGCTGTCCATGTTGGCCGAGCTGCGGACCCTGAACGAGGAGAACGCCAAGCAGATGGTCCACATCCAGAACGTGATGGAGGACGCCATGACCCCGCTGATGAAGGAGATCTTCAGCTGAGACCACCCGGCCCGGTCACATGACGCACAGCAAACGCCAAGATGGCGACTCCAACAATCAGTATTATCACAGCGGGAGTCCGATCCCAACCAGATGTGGATAGCTCGTCGTGGAAGTCTATCGAGTGCTCTCTGGTGTCAGCCACTTATCCCAGCAGGAGAGACTTAGTCTCATCAGGGAGGGATGCGGACCATGAGATCATTGCGGTTCATCCAATCACATCCCGTACAGATTGGATCAGATCTGCAATGTGAGCACAATGGACATAGAAAGACATTGACGGATCTGGGAATAATTGATCTGCCGCCCCTTCAGTGGTTGCCGCCATAGGCCACTGCCAGCCGTGATGCACTATAAGGGGTGATGGCCAAATGTGCTCTGCGGCCCCCCATGACAGGACGTCGGGGGCTGAGCATATGTGCACTTTGCTGGAATACGCATAAAGCTTTTCAaggtgggggggatggaagggaaaGCATTTCATAATAACCTGTAATCTCTAATTCTCAGGGATCCGCCCATTAAAACAAGGCCACGCCCATTACTCAGTCACATGATTATAACAACACGTATGGTAATTGTGGTATTCTGCTGCCATCTGGTGGCTGGGAGAAGGTACTGCATGAACCGCTCCTACCCGGGACGACATCGAGCCTTACCTGTGTGGTACTTCCATACCTATGCCCAGGCACCAGCTGCCCATAGAGAAAAGCTGGCAAATGTTAGGTGGGTAATATCGGCCTCACAAGATATCAGCAGCAGCGGCATCCTCAGGACAACTGTAACAGCAGTACCAGCAGGACACGGGCGAATCACAGCAAGGGCCTTATTAGAGGGGGAAGACGGCGGCTGCGGGGGACGGGGAAGAGGATTAGGAGGCGGCATCATACCAAACAATAGAGCATCATTGTGTATAGGGGGCGGCAGGGGGCATCCTAATGTGTATGGGGTGCTTTCATAATGTGTATAGGAGACCTGAAGGCATGATTTGTATAGGGGGCATCACACTGCGTATAAGGGGAAGGGGGAGGCATCAGTGTGTATAGGGGAGATTGAAAGGGGTCATCATAGTGTATAGCggtctgtggggacatcatatagtATATAGGGGGCAGCCTAATGTATATATTGAGGGGCTGTAGAGGCATCACATTAtgtagggggggggggaggatgtgtgggggcattacactgtatataggggggcatcacactgtatatagggcatATGCGGGGgcatcacactgtatatagggcagatgcgggggcatcacactgtatatagggcagatgcgggggcatcacactgtgtatagggcagatgcgggggcatcacactgtgtatagggcagatgcgggggcatcacactgtgtatagggcagatgcggggacatcacactgtgtatagggcagctgcgggggcatcacactgtgtatagggcagctgcgggggcatcacactgtgtatagggcagctgcgggggcatcacactgtgtatagggcagctgcgggggcatcacactgtatataggggagctgcgggggcatcacactgtgtatagggcagatgcgggggcatcacactgtgtatagggcagatgcgggggcatcacactgtgtatagggcagatgcggggacatcacactgtgtatagggcagctgcgggggcatcacactgtgtatagggcagctgcgggggcatcacactgtgtatagggcagctgcgggggcatcacactgtgtataggggagctgcgggggcatcacactgtgtatagggcagatgcgggggcatcacactgtgtatagggcagatgcgggggcatcacactgtgtatagggcagatgcgggggcatcacactgtgtatagggcagatgcgggggcatcacactgtgtatagggcagATGCGGGGgcatcacactgtatatagggcagatgcgggggcatcacactgtatatagggcagatgcgggggcatcacactgtgtatagggcagatgagggggcatcacactgtgtatgGGGGGTACCCTGAGTATCAGCGTCACTCTCCATCACTATTATATACGGGTACAGTCTGAAGCCCCCCACGTTACACCCGGTATTAGAAGCCACTGACAGATCACACAGGAGGCGGGTGTCTGGTAAAGTTCGGCTTTATAAAGGTGGGCATCGCCTCTTCAGGCCGCACTGAGGTCCTGTAACATATACCACCTACATGGAATGAGCGGAGGTGCCCCCCGGACCTGTACAGTGGCTGCTGGGGGTCCGGAGAGCCGGGCAGTGGAGAGTGCCGGAGTGGATGAGGCCCTGAGATTAGCCCTGTGCTCGGTGTGCAGTGCCATGTCTGACCACCGGGGCCAGCGTCGTCCTGTGCCCCCAACAGACCAACAATCACACAGACAGGACATGCCCGGCCCCggagggggggtgggggagggagagtcacgcgTCTGGCCGGCTTCACCCCACCATGATGCTGAATCCACAGTGAAATTTATTTTTCCAGTGGTTCATAAAAGCCCCGAGGGCCAAGGTGAGGGGCAAAGGGGGCAGCCTCTTCTCCAGGACCCCCCCGACACACCAAGAACTGTCCACCGTCCCTTTAAATACCATGTTGGCCTTTGGGACGTCCAGGTGATAGCCGAACGCGAAGGACGTCTCCTGCAGACGAGTGTTCGCCTCGAACTCCACCCCGAGCCGGATCTGAGGGAAGAGATGGCGCGTCAGAGGGTCCGGGATCAGCGGCCGCGGGGCCGAGGCTATCTCACCTGCTCATTGGCTCTGTGATAGTAGCTGGCGTGGGCTCCGCCGTACCCGATATTCAGGGTCGCCACCCAGTCCGGGGCTACAGGGAGACACAAGCGGGAAATCACCGACAACCTCCAGTCACACACAATACGCCCTGGGGTTGTCAGAGACCGGCGCCGTACCCGAGTATTTTCCTGCCAAGGTCAGGATGGCGCCTTCCTCCGCCATCCGCTGGTGATACACGAGTTCTCCGCCCAGGACCAGGcggggagtgatgctctgcaggaagTGCGTCACCAGGATCACTGCGTACACAAAACGGGAGAGGAGCCACCATCAGCGTCGCCCCCTGCTGGGGATAACGGGAGGACGCAGGGCCCCGAGCAGCCGCGCACCTGATTGGTTGATGATGTCGGGGTTCCCCAGGGTCAGGGTCCCCGTGCAGTcctcccccctgtactccacatccACCTGCCACGTCAGGAACTTGGAGTGATGAGTCTGCAGGACAAATCCACAATGTCACCGGCCTCCGGGCCCCCTGTGCCACCCGCGGGGTGGGGGTCCGCACCTCACCTGGAACACGGTCTTGGAGCGGACGCGTTCAGCCAGGAGACAGGCCGCCTGGGCATTGAGGCTGCCGGCGTTGTCCAGGTCTCCGGTCAGCAGAGGGAACGTCTGTACGGGGAGAGAAGCGGCAATCAATACAGCGCGGCCCcagggggggggggcgacaggACGTACCTCGCCGGCACCGGGCAGCGCATCTCCCAGGTACTTGGCATTGAAGTGATAACCGGAGAGGCCGATGGTGCTCATGTGGATCTGATGACTGATCTGCAGGCAAGAGAGGGTTAATTAGGGAGGAGCAGCGAGCGATGAACCGGATACAACAggcacaaaccctcagctgtgagcagtgacaggaCGGGCACCGAGGAGAGAAGAAAGGGTCCGATACCTGTAGGTGACGGCTGAGGGTCTTATTGATGATCAGCTTCATCCCCTCCATCTGCTGCGGGAAAACCTCTGCAAGAGCAAGAGAGACCGTAATACAGACCCCGACCGCCACAGGGGGCCCCTGCAGACCCCCCACCGCCACAGGGTGCCCCGCCATAACAAGAGAGACCGTAATACAAACCCCCGACCGCCACAGGGGGCCCCTGCAGACCCCCCACCGCCACAGGGGGCCCCGCCATAACAAGAGAGACCGTAATACAAACCCCCGACCGCCACAGGGGGCCCCCCGCAGACCCCCCCACCGCCACAGGGGGCCCCCCGCAGACCCCCCCACCGCCACAGGGGGCCCCGCCGAGACGAGAGCCCCCGCAGAACCCCCCCACCGCCACAGGGGGCCTGCCGGCACAGGAGAGACCGTAATGCAAACCCCCGACCGCCACAGGGGGCCCCCGCAGATCCCCCGACCGCCACAGGGGGCCCGTCGAGACAAGACAGAccgtaatacagaccccagaccgccACAGGGGGCCCCCGCAGAGCCCCCCCACCGCCACAGGGGGTCCCGCCGAGACATGAGAGCCCCCACAGATCCCCGACCGCCACAGGGGGCCCCACCAAAACAAGAGACGCTACAGACCCCCCCCTCAATTGCCACAGGGGGCCCCGCTGAGACAAGAGAGCCCCTGCAGACCCCCAACTGCCACAAGGGTCCCCACAAGACAAGAGAGCCCCCACAAACCCCCCCACTCAATTGCCACAGGGGGTCCCAATGAGA from Anomaloglossus baeobatrachus isolate aAnoBae1 chromosome 12, aAnoBae1.hap1, whole genome shotgun sequence includes the following:
- the TOMM40L gene encoding mitochondrial import receptor subunit TOM40B, with translation MGNVLAVSPSGGSWWTRRRRAALPNPGSFDELHRSCKEVFPQQMEGMKLIINKTLSRHLQISHQIHMSTIGLSGYHFNAKYLGDALPGAGETFPLLTGDLDNAGSLNAQAACLLAERVRSKTVFQTHHSKFLTWQVDVEYRGEDCTGTLTLGNPDIINQSVILVTHFLQSITPRLVLGGELVYHQRMAEEGAILTLAGKYSAPDWVATLNIGYGGAHASYYHRANEQIRLGVEFEANTRLQETSFAFGYHLDVPKANMVFKGTVDSSWCVGGVLEKRLPPLPLTLALGAFMNHWKNKFHCGFSIMVG